The following proteins come from a genomic window of Nocardiopsis sp. YSL2:
- a CDS encoding IS30 family transposase, giving the protein MVGVNPRTGREWRYGRPEGRRKRSRLPAKDAPATSTGPGFTRKIEVRSGRYLGEDERIHIADRWREKASVRTIAAELGRNPSTISREIRRNRHPGNHDYRPHAAHARARARRARPKGGKIGANPLLREIIQHRLGMKWSPEQISHHLRLSFPDQAEMHVCHETIYQALYVQGRGELRRELAKALRTGRTLRRPRRRPDQRTPRFPYPMVMISERPPEVADRAVPGHWEGDLIVGKENGSAIGTLVERSSRYVMLVHLPGTRDTMSVRDALVETVSTLPEHLRRSLTWDQGSEMGLHHEFSMATGMPVYFCDPSSPWQRGSNENTNGLLRQYFPKGTDLAAHGRERLKEVAAELNSRPRKTLGWETPAERLAKLLAVAS; this is encoded by the coding sequence ATGGTGGGCGTCAACCCACGCACCGGACGGGAGTGGCGCTACGGGCGCCCCGAGGGCCGTAGGAAGCGGTCGAGGCTGCCGGCGAAGGACGCACCGGCGACCTCGACCGGTCCCGGCTTCACACGCAAGATCGAGGTCCGATCCGGCCGCTACCTGGGCGAAGACGAACGCATCCACATCGCTGACCGGTGGCGTGAGAAGGCGTCCGTGCGCACCATCGCCGCCGAGCTGGGCCGGAATCCCTCCACGATCAGCCGGGAGATCCGCCGCAACCGCCACCCCGGCAACCACGACTACCGCCCCCACGCCGCACACGCCCGAGCGCGAGCCCGGCGGGCCCGCCCCAAGGGCGGCAAGATCGGAGCCAACCCGCTCCTGCGCGAGATCATCCAGCACCGCCTGGGCATGAAGTGGAGTCCGGAGCAGATCAGCCACCACCTGAGGCTGAGCTTCCCCGACCAAGCGGAGATGCACGTGTGCCACGAGACGATCTACCAGGCGCTCTACGTCCAGGGCCGCGGCGAGCTGCGCCGCGAGCTGGCCAAGGCGCTGCGCACCGGCCGCACCCTGCGTCGGCCTCGCCGCCGCCCAGACCAGCGCACGCCGCGCTTCCCGTACCCGATGGTCATGATCAGCGAGCGCCCGCCCGAGGTCGCTGACCGGGCGGTTCCCGGGCACTGGGAGGGCGATCTGATCGTGGGCAAGGAGAACGGTTCGGCGATCGGCACGCTGGTCGAGCGGTCCAGCCGCTACGTGATGCTCGTCCACCTGCCCGGAACGCGCGACACGATGAGCGTCCGTGACGCCCTGGTCGAGACCGTCTCGACCCTGCCCGAGCATCTGCGCAGGTCACTGACCTGGGACCAGGGTTCGGAGATGGGGCTGCACCACGAGTTCTCGATGGCCACCGGCATGCCGGTCTACTTCTGCGACCCTTCCAGCCCTTGGCAGCGGGGGTCGAACGAGAACACGAACGGGCTGCTGCGGCAGTACTTCCCCAAGGGCACTGACCTGGCCGCGCACGGCCGTGAGCGCCTGAAGGAGGTCGCTGCCGAACTGAACTCCCGCCCACGCAAGACGCTCGGCTGGGAGACCCCAGCCGAGCGTTTGGCTAAGCTCCTGGCCGTGGCCAGTTGA
- a CDS encoding DUF397 domain-containing protein: MKNLQTQRRKSFNWHKSKYSQGVSNCVEVAEGAETAVRDTQNRDLGYLLFGAGEWTGFLRAAS; the protein is encoded by the coding sequence GTGAAGAACCTGCAGACCCAGAGGCGGAAGTCCTTCAACTGGCACAAATCCAAGTACTCCCAGGGCGTGTCGAACTGCGTGGAGGTCGCGGAGGGAGCGGAGACGGCCGTCCGAGACACGCAGAACCGGGATCTGGGATACCTGCTCTTCGGCGCGGGGGAATGGACCGGGTTCCTGCGCGCAGCGTCCTGA